The sequence CGCCTTCTGCACTCACCCCGGCATACATCATCGCGGCTGCCAAAAAGGTAATACTCACAAACGCGCTCGCCAGCGCCGCTACCGTCAATAAATTAGGAATCAGCAAATAGAACGCGATTAAAGCAACTACAATGGCAGTAACCTGAGTGCCAATGCTCTCCGGACGCAGTGGCACAATAAGAATAATACCTATAGCAAAAATCCAAAGCGGCACTGCGTGTAGCCAGGCTTTTTTAGCATAACCACCGGCTTTACCAATAATAAACGCTATTGCTAAACACGAGCTCACCACCGTAATGCGCATGGCCAGCAGCAAGTAATACTCTTGGGTAAGCCCGAGAAGGTTGTAGTCGGTAATGCCGAACATGGCAAAAATAGCAGACGCCAGAATTAACGCCAACCGCGCGTCAGAGCGAACGTTGGGAGCAATAAAATATCGGTAATTTAGCTCTTTTTGCCTATCGCAAAACTGACCCGTTAGCCAATGTATGTCATTTTGTTCTTGTTGTTGTGACAAATGCTTTCCCTGCTAAAGCAGTTTCAATTGAACGAGTAATGGCTAATTTTGACCTTTTTTTCGTCGCTTTGCAGTATTTTTTAACGTTTTACAAACAAAAACATTACCCTTTCAACGCATGAACCGTCTTTTTCGTATCGCTAATATTCTTAGTCAGTTCATCAAGCAACGTTTGGTATTCCGCAGACTGTTGGCCCAACTGGGTGTTTTTTACGGCAGTTTCCAGCGCTTCATCTTCCTGCAAGCACTTATCTAAAATCGCGTTTTTCGCATCGACCGAGAACAACTTTGTCAGTTCACCTTGAATAACCTGCATCAACGTTTTGTCGGGGTCCGGTTTGGCCGGCAACTCACCCAGCTCTTTTACAACATTCTCAAACGGTTTAATAAAAGACGCTCGTTCGTCAGCGATGGCTTCCAATTTATTCGCCAACTCACCGTCTTCCAGCACACTCGCTATTTCGCGGTAGTAGTCCTTGGTCTCAACAATCAGCTTTAGAATTTCGATGCTATCGGCCTGATCATCTGTGCGTAAAATCGGCATATTATTCCTTGCTCTTCGTTGAATTTGGCATATCGCCCACAATAACCTCTATTGCTTTCGGTATCACCTCAAATTCAGCGGGCGTATCGGTTTTGTGTTCACCATCGGCATGAATCTGCTTAGGTTTTGACGTCTTAACACTCATTTTTTTGACTTTCTTACACACCACACGCTCGGCCACCCGCAAGTTACCATTTCTCAAATTAAAACCCAGTAACAGCAACTGCCACCAGCGCTGAGGCTTCAAACAAAATAAGTTCAGTTGTCCGTCTAACAGCGTCGAGTCTTCGTCCACAATATTGCCGCCACCGTAAAAGCGACCATTACCCACCGCCAAGTGAATTGCTCTTAAGCGCTCTTCGTCGCCGTCGGCGGTTATAGTGACCCTGAAGCTTTTATTACGCTTAATAACTCGAATAAAGGCGCCGAGATACGCGAACACTCCAAGGTACTTTTTCATGTCCGAGGTAAGCTTATGCGTGACCTCTACACCCAGCCCAATATGCGCCACATTCACAAAATAGTGGCTGTTCACCTTCGCAAGGTTAATGCGCTCACGCTTGCCGTTCGCAATAACCCGGGCTGCTTGCACAACATCCTGCGGGACGCCTAACGAACGCGCTAAATCATTCGCCGTGCCCATCGGCAAAATCGCCAGGGTCTGATTGTATTTATGGGCTGGCTCTAACGCTGCACTAATGGTCCCGTCGCCACCGGCGACTATAATGACACCGTTTTCCTTGTCATAATTTTCAATGCAGGACACCATATCCGAAGGACTTTCCGTAACACACACGTCTACTTCAACGCCAGCGCTTCTAAATAAGGCAATAGCGTCGTCAAGCTCGTCAGCGTGACCATCACGACTTTTCGGGTTCACCACTAACAGCGCATGCTGCATTGTTCAGTCCGTTTTTAGTAAGTGTTGATTTCACTATAAGGGCTTTGCAGAGGAGCTTCAAAGCACTGACGGAATTTTTACGCTATTGAGGGTGCTGAGGCCGGCTCAATCTAGTGATAAAATAGGTGCTCTGCAGCATAAACGACTGTTAGCGTCGTACTAATAACAAGTACATTGATACTTGCGCGAACACCCCACGGAAAGGAGCCGTAAGAGACTGATAGCGCCTTTGAAGCAATAACCAACAGACCCATTAGGCCGAACCAGGGAGTAAAGAATACAACAAGTTTCCATTTCACAAGAGAAACGGCGACATCATGTACAAAACCACTCACAAGAAAGGTTATAAAAACAGCCAGCCAACCCGGCGCGAATGAGCCCATTGGTCTCATCACATGACGCGATAAATAATAGCCCCATATTGGGTTCCAGTAATGCCAAAAAACAGGAAACGAGCTAGCGCCCAAAGAGCGATGCAGCATATTCCGCATAGAGCCTTTTGCGCCTAACGACACCCCATTCCTTTTCCTAACATAACGCGATAATGACATGGCATTTTGCATAATCCGCTTCCTAAATATCAGCTGCCGAACGAGAAAAAGACACCGACAGCCAGCTCAGCCCAAACATAAATCAAGCCCATTAAGACAACAATGGCTGCAAGCTGGAATTGTTTTTTGGACAGCTTTCGAGCGAGAAGTATTAGTGAAGAGCCAACCACTAACAATAACGCACCCATTATCACGAAATCGGAGAGAGCCCAGTGAACATCATTGCTAAACTGCATGGCAACCAGCGGGATAAATAGAAGACAGCAGGTCGTCAGTAAGACCCAGGCAAAGGCGTTTTTTTGTTGTAATATTTCTCTCATGGCTTTATTCCTTTAGTCGTGGTCCTTACCCAGGTAACGCCTCATAACTCGGCACATTACTCAAATCAACTGACCAGGCGGCGCAGTCAGCAACAAAGATCTTAGCCGTAGGCTTAACTGATATCGGCGTATCAAGGCTACCGGCCGGCACCACAACACAATTAATCGATTCTGCGAATGTAGGAAGCGCAGAGCCGCAAGACTGACAAAAGCTCTTAATATGTAGCGAGCCTGTGTGTTGGTAATGCGTTACGTTCGTTTCGCCTTTAAGCCAAACCAACCGCCCTGCTTTAGCAAACAAATTAGCCGCATGAGCGGAGCCGGTACCTTTTTGGCAGCGGCTACAATGGCATAAATAAAATGCGCCGAAGTCACCACTCACCTCGTAGCCGACACGACCGCAAAGACACGATCCGTAATATTTTTGAGTCATAACATCACCTTAATAAGAGGTTTTCGCGTCATTTTCAGGAATACACGGCGGAAAAATGGATTTACACGACTGCTCGCTGAGGACACATAGTGCGTAATCCCCCTCCGGAAATCGGAATAGATTATTAGTAATGATACCGACACGAAATAATCGTAATTGCACTATCGTCTGCCGCATAAACCAGCCTATTAGTGTCATCAATTCGCCGAGACCAGAATCCTGAAAGGTTCTCTTTTAACGGTTCAGGCTTACCAATACCATCAAATGGCGACCGCTTAGTATCGGCAACTAATCGGTTAATACGTTTAAGGGTCTTTTTATCCTGAGTTTGCCAAAATAAGTAGTCTTTCCAGGCTGCATCCGTCCATGACAGCAACCGATTACTCATCTAACAACTCTCGCTGCTTAGCTTTACCTTCTTTGTATTGAGCAATTGATTTATTCAAGTGCTCAGCATTTGCTGGCGAACGAAGCAAGTGGACGGTTTCCATTAAGCTATTGTAGTAATCCAAAGACATCACCACGGCATCTTCCGAGTCGCGACGGGTAATAACCGTAGTGTCAGCGTCATTAATTACACTGTCTAATACAGCTTTTAAGCCGTTTCTGGCTTCAGTAAAAGAGACGATTCTCATGTGCCACCTCAACATGTTCAACTTATTGAACAAGTATAGATGAAGTTTGCTAGATGTACAATATTCTGTGCAGGTAAGTATTGAGAGATAAGATAAATGGGTCTGGTACTCTGCTACTATTTGTTAGCTGAACCTTTCCATAACAAAGTTACGAAGCTTCTGCCCACGAATTTCTACCGTCTGCTCTTTTGCGACTTTAAAGCCCAATTTCTCATAAAACGGACGCGCTGTAATGCTCACCTCAGAGTAAAACCGGGTAATTCCTTGTAACTCCCCCACTCTTAGCACGTGCTCCATTAAGTGACGCCCGATACCTTGACCCTGATGCTTATGGTGACAAAAGAAATGGTCAATTAATCCATCTTCCTGAAGGTCGGCATAACCAACAGTTTCCCCGTTAATTTCAGCAACAAAAGGAGAGTTAGCATTCATTTTTCGCTGCCATGCTTCAGGAGAGACGTCATCCGGCGCCCATGCTTTGACTTGCGCTTGTGTGTAGTCACGTGAGTTCACATTACGGATGGTGCGATAAAAAATAGCCCATAAATCACGCGCATCTGCTTCGTTATATTTTCTGATTTTTATCATGTTGGTGTTTGCCGTCATTCAACCGATGCAACTTCAAAGCGTTCGCCCCGATAAAAACTCGTATTGGCTAGGTTTAGCATAGGGTAATCCTCTTCAGAATCTCCATACGCAAAAATTTCACTATAAAGGGATAAATCGATGCGCTCTTTTACGCGCTCGATCTTTCTCTCGTTACTGCAATCGCCATTCAGGTAAGCGCCGGTAAATCGACCATTACGCACTTCAAGTTCACTGCAAATTAAATCTACCTCGTGGCGTTTACACCAGATTTTTAAATAAGGAGAGATAGATGCAGACACAATCACCACATGATCACCGTTCTCTTTATGCTCAGCTATTTTCTGCAGCATATCGCTCCGAATCACAGAGGGTAAATATTCGGAAACAAAGCGTTCAGCACTAGCATCAAGTTGTTTTTCGGAAACACCCGTGAAAGCAACTCGTGATATCAAAGGTCGGATTTTAGGAGCTGAAAGAAGCCGCGCTTTGTATAAGGTGATTGCAGGAAAAAGAAGTAAGGCGCCAATAACCAGCCGCACGAATTTGGTCGAGGAAAAGACAAACTTCGTATATGTATCTCGTGTTGTGATTGTTCCGTCAAAATCGAAGAGAGCAAGGTTCATCTTTACCTCAAGGCTTTTAACATTTAAGCTAAGCGGAGCTGTGTCCGAGGGAACGCAAAGCGCGGAGCGAGCTTGAGCGACTTGGTAGCTGTATCACATAAGGTCTGATAAAAACCATTCTCTGTGAAATTTATTCAAATCCTCTATCTGCTTACTTGTGACACCAAGCCAGCCGCCAGACCATTTGCCAAATGCCGGTGTACCATCTAACTCCAGAACGTTCTCAGGCAGAGTACGCAGTGTATACATCGGATTCTGAACCCCATACTCTGTCCCAAGCTTCTTAAAGAAGTCTCCCTCCAGAATGAATTTTGCCGTACCTCTATGCGACAGCAGTACATGATCAAAAGACCGTCTCTCAAGAACCTTTGAAGCCTGCAGTAGATTCCGGGTCACATCAGCGGGACTGTTATTTTCAGAAACGCTTCGCAAATCGAATACAATAACGTTCGGGTTGACGAACCACTGATAGTGAACGCTTACTTCCACCCCTTCGTTTCTAGGATCCTCCGATAGCGATTCGGTGACTGGTCGATATAGGCTAGCGTAGTTCGACAAGGCGATAGCTCCTAGAACGAAACATATTGTTCCAAAACCAATGATTAGTCTGCGACCCATGGCTCCTCCATATTTACAGCTAACTATAAGCTTTGGGGCGGCTGGAGTGTTGCGTAAGCCGTCCCTGCCGCGACAACAACGACTCGTTATGTTTTCTATGCATCGAATTCTTCCCACTCAGTGAATGCTACTAATTCAACCGAGGGTCACTTAATTGATGCTTGACAGTATCCATCATTAATTTTAAATTAGCAGCACATCTTTGCTGATCATTTCTTAAGCATCTTGATCGATATATCCGAGCATACTCTAGCAGTGTCTCAATACCCTCTTTACTATTCATTCCTCTAGGGTGAGAAACTTCTTTATTGGCTCTCGCATATACTACCTCAATAGCTCCCTCTCCATCAGGAATATCAGAGGGGTCTGGATCTGTACTGTAAATTACACTAACTGTGGTAGTTATAAAAAGAACCGAGAAAATATATCCTAAAGCTTTAGGTATTAGTGCTCCAAAACCCAAAAGTAATATTAAACTCGTAAATAGCCAATTAATTTCCCAATACCCCATCAGCCCGTAATAAGCTCCGAAAAATATATTTATTATGGGCAAGAAAACGCTAACTAGAGATGGTACCCAGTTATCCAAATACCCCGGGAAACCTATATAAGATAAAGCTGCATGGCAAAATAAGACTACTGCAACAACGTGTACCAAGAGTCCAACTGGATTAAGATTATCATTGCTATCCCTATTATTTTTATTCACTTTTTTATCCTTTTTTATTTCTCTAATTGATTTAACTGTAAAGAAAATGAACTTTTATAACAACAAAAAAATATAACATATAACTAAAACCTGAAATTCTTACAATAAAACCTTTTGCTCCCGTCCCCATTTCCCTCAACTCCATTTCCTTCGAACAGATAACCCAGTAAAATTCCCTAATCATTCAACGCAGGCACAACGAATCAGCGTATGAAAACCAACTTAATTACTAGACCAGGCTATGAAATGCTGCAGAAGGAACTTGAACACCTTTGGCGTGTTGAACGTCGCGAAACGGTGGAGAAAGTGTCCTGGGCGGCGAGTCTCGGCGACCGGTCTGAGAACGCAGACTATAAATACAATAAACAGAAACTGCGCAAAATTGACGGACGCATTCGCTACTTAACCAAGCGTCTGGAGCAGGTGAAGGTGGTGGACTATTCGCCGCAGCAGGACGGCAAAGTGTTTTTTGGTGCCTGGGTGGAAATTGAGGACAACGACGAGAACGTTCGGGCCTTTCAAATTGTTGGGCCAGATGAAATTTATGATCGCAAAGACGCGGTGTCTATCGACTCGCCCATGGCGCGTGCGTTGCTGAAGAAAGAGGTGGACGACGAGGCCGAGGTTCGTACGCCGCAGGGCACCAAGACCTGGTTTATTAATAAGATAAGTTACCAACAGCCCGCGTAGTCAATTCGTGATAGTATTCGTCCCCATTATTTGTCGTAACGTTTTAAAACCAAGAGATGCACTATGAGCCAGATACCGCAATTACTTGCTAATGAACTGAAGGTCGACGAGCGTCAGATTGCCGCTGTTATCCAGTTGCTGGACGAAGGCTCGACGGTGCCTTTTATTGCCCGTTACCGTAAAGAGGTGACCGGCGGTTTAGACGACACGCAGTTACGCCAGCTGCACCAGCGCCTGAACTACCTGCGCGAGCTGGACGACCGCCGTCAGGTGATACTGAAGTCGATTGACGAGCAAGGCAAGCTGACCGAGGAACTGGCTCAAAGCATTAAAACCGCTGACTCGAAAACCGAGCTGGAAGATTTATACCTGCCTTATAAACCGAAGCGCCGCACTAAAGGCCAAATTGCCATTGAAGCAGGCATTGAGCCACTGGCGGACTTATTGTGGAAAGACCCAACACAAAACCCGGAACAAGCGGCCGCTGACTACGTTGACGCTAACAAAGGCTTTGCGGACGCCAAAGCGGTACTAGACGGCGCCCGCGCTATTTTAATGGAGCGCTTTGCTGAGCAAGCTGAGCTTCTGAAGCACTTGCGATCACACTTGTGGCAGAACGCGCACCTAACCAGCACGGTTGCACCGGGCAAAGAAAAAGAAGGCGCTAAATTCCGCGACTATTTTGAGTTTTCTGAACTGTTTAAGACCATTCCCTCGCACCGCACGTTGGCGTTGCTGCGTGGCCGTAACGAAGGCTTTTTGCAGCTTTCCATGGACGCTGACCCAGGTAGTGAAGACAAAGCCACTGGCTCGCATTGCGAAGTGATGATCGCCGACTTCCTGAACTTCGAGCACCAGGGCCGCGCTGCGGACGACTGGTTGCGTCAGGTCATTCAGTGGACCTGGCGGGTGAAGCTGTCACTGCACATGGAAACCGAACTTATGGCTCGTGTGCGTGAGCGCGCTGAAGAAGCCGCCATTCAGGTATTTGCCAGCAATTTAAAAGACTTACTGATGGCAGCCCCTGCGGGTGCGAAAACCACTATGGGCTTAGATCCGGGTGTTCGTACCGGTGTTAAAGTGGCCGTGGTCGATGAAACCGGTAAAGCCGGTGCGACCAACACGGTGTTCCCGTTCCAGCCGCAAAACCAAATGGACAAAGCCATGCGCACGCTGGCGACCCTGTGCAAGCAGTATAAGGTTGAGCTTATTAGTATTGGTAACGGCACTCACTCGCGCGAGACCGACAAAATGGTCGGTGACATGCTGAAGCAGCACAGCGAAATTAAAGCCACCAAGGTTATCGTGAACGAAGCGGGTGCATCGGTTTACTCGGCGTCGGAATTGGCGGCACAAGAGTTTCCAGATATGGATGTGTCGCTACGTGGCGCGGTGTCTATCGCTCGCCGCTTGCAGGACCCGTTAGCCGAGCTGGTAAAAATAGAGCCGAAGTCTATTGGTGTGGGTCAATATCAGCACGACGTTAGCCAGTCACAACTGGCACAAAGCCTGGATGCCGTGGTTGAGGACTGTGTCAACGCAGTAGGCGTGGATGCCAACATGGCTTCTGCGGCCTTGCTTCAGCGCGTTTCCGGTTTGTCGAAAACGCTAGCGAAAAACATTGTCGATTACCGCGACGCCAACGGTGCCTTTGCTAACCGTAAACAATTACTCGATGTGCCACGCATGGGACCAAAAGCCTTTGAACAGGCAGCGGGCTTCCTACGCATTAGCAACGGCGAACAGCCGCTAGATGCCTCAGCGGTTCACCCGGAAGCTTATTCAGTGGTAGAGCGCATGGCAAAGGCAAATGACTTGCCAGTACAAGAGCTTATTGGCAACCAATCATTAGTTAAAAGCCTGAACGCGGCGGACTATACAGATGAGCGCTTCGGCCTGCCAACGGTAACGGATATTTTGTCAGAGCTTGAAAAGCCAGGCCGTGACCCACGCCCTGAATTCAAAACGGCAGAATTCAAAGAAGGTGTTGAGAAAGTCAGCGATCTGAAACCCGGCATGCAATTAGAAGGTGTGGTGACCAACGTGGCTAACTTTGGTGCCTTTGTGGATGTTGGCGTCCATCAGGACGGTCTGGTTCATATTTCTGCACTGGCAGACAAGTTTGTCAGCGACCCGCGCGAAGTGGTGAAAGCCGGCGATATTGTGAAAGTAAAAGTGCTGGAAGTGGACATAGAGCGTAACCGCATTGGTTTAACCATGCGTTTAAACGATGAAGTCTCTGCAAAACCGGCTGCTAAGTCTAAACCGCAGGGCAGCAGCTCTAATAAAGGCAAGCCTCAGCGTGAGCGTGGTCAGCAAAGCAAGCAGCCGCAAAATGCCGCTATGGGTAATGCCTTAGCCGACGCTTTCGCAAAAGCGAAACAGAAATAAATAGGAGAAAGGATTAAGCAGTAGCGCTGAATGAGTCCACGGATGGACGAACTTTATTGTCGTAGAAAGAAGCCACCATAGCGCCGCGCTCTGGCGCAGATAGGGTTTTCTTGCCTTGCTCAGCCGGTGCTGCAGCATCAGGTGATTCACTTTTCGACGCTTCGCCCTCACCTTCTAAGCTTTTCTTAAAGGGTGCGTTAATGCTGATATCAGGCGCTTGCTCGCCCTCTTCACCTTGCACTTGCTGTTTTGCCAACTCTGCACGAGCTTGCGTGGCTTTATTAGCAGCATCCGCAGCAATGGAGCGGTCGGCAGCAGACGGCTGAGCCGGTGCTAACGCCGCACGACGTACCACCTGCATTTTCTGAATGGTTGCTTGAGGGTCGCCCTGAACAGGGCTGACGTCAATTTGAACCTCACCGCCAACGGCATAAGACTTACCATCGGGACCACGTTCGTATTCGTAAGAAGGTGAACCAGCGTACTGCCCGCCCACAGCCGCATGCGCTTGTTCATGCACACGCACTTCCTGATCACGGCTTTTTAGCTCATCAACTTTTTCGAGCTCTTGCTCGTCCAGTTGTTGACCGTTCGGTTTCTTTTCTTCAGTTGCGTCAGCTTTTTCTTCGCCTTTCGCTTCTTCAGACTCCGCTCCCTTAGCTTCAGCACCTTTAGCTTCACCCTCGGCTGAGTCTTTGCCTTTTTTGGCGACTTTACCGTTAGGAGAATAAGTAGGAGCTGCGCTGTCGGCGCTGTTGTTTTGCTTTTCAGTTGCAGTAGGTTCAGTGACCAGCGCTTTTGCGGCATTGTCCGTCTGCATCGACTCCATAGGAGGAGCCGATGTCACAGGAATAGCCGGTAGCGCTGTGGTGATATTCATGACTAGAACATTCGGCTACTTAAGCACTGGTATCAATAAGAGTGCCCAACATTTCGTCAGCGGTTTCTACTGTACGAGTGTTGGCTTCAAAGTTGGTCTGCCCTTCGTTTAATGAAACCAGCGAGTCAGTTGTACTGGCAGCGTTAACACTTTGCGCAGTTTCAGTCGCGGTTTCGGTAGCTGGCTGACCACCATTTGTATTGGCATTGTCTTGCTGCTGCACGTCGTTACGACCCGCCGCAGAGGCAATTTCCCGGCTTGCTTCAGACACTTGCTGGTTTGCACGTTGCATACCCTGAAGGCCTGAATTCATTGCTGCACCAATTTCCATACCCACCTCACTTGCACAAAAACATAATTGTGCTGACTTCGAAGAATTTACCCTCCAGTATTGATTATATTTTGTTCATTTTCAAGTACTGAAGGGCTAAATTCTATTACGCGTGCTGCTGAATTTGGTTCAATAAGGCTTTCCAGTGACGCTTCTGCTCAGCAAGAGATTCACGCATGTCATCGACCTGCTTTTTCAGCACATCAATGTCATGGTTTAAGTGCTCTTTTATGTCCTGAGCTTTAGAGTCCAGCAGCTTTTTACGTGCTTTGTAGTATTCACGTAATTGCGTACCCAGTTGCTCGTAATGCTCATGCGCTTTTTCGAACAATGACTCTGGTGCGCTCATGGCTTTCTTACGAGCGACTTTTAACTGCATTTGCAGCTTCGCGCGCTCGACCTGATACGGCGAGCTGCGTTTAAGGTTACGCGCTAAACCGAACCAACTACTGGCACGAATAAGCCATTTGGTCGGGTCAAACTGCCACCAGCGAATGCCGTTACGATAGTCACTGGCAAAAATGTGGTGATAGTTATGATAACCCTCGCCGAAGGTCATAAACGCCAGCACGCCATTATCGCGCGCGGTGTTTTTGTCGGTATAAGGCTGCTTGCCCCAAATATGCGCCAGCGAGTTAATAAAGAACGTGGTGTGATGGTTCAGCACCAGGCGCAATACGCCAATAACCAATAAGCCAGCCCAAACATCGCCCAGCATGAAGCCGGCGGCAATTGGCCAACCGAAGTTAACGAACAGCGTCAGCGGCAGGTAATACTTGTGCTGCCACATAACGATAGGATCTTTCTGTAAGTCTTTGACGTTGTCGTAGTCAGAATAACGACTCGCCTGATACTCACGCAGCATCCAGCCAATATGCGAATACCAAAAGCCGCGTTTTGCTGAGTACGGGTCTTTGTCATTGTCATCAACGTGCGTGTGATGCACACGGTGATCAGACGACCAGTGCAAGGCACTGTTTTGCAGCGCTACAGCGCCGCCAATAGCAAATAAAAAGCGCAATACCGGATTGGCGTCGTACGTACGGTGCGCCCACAAACGATGGTAGCCCGCGGTAATGGAAATACCCGCAAAACACGCGGTACCAAACATAACCCACCAAAATTCTGCGCCAATGCCGACGGTGAACGCGTATAAAGGAACACCAATGGCGGCTATAGCGAATGTAATGGAGAACACGAGGGTGTTAAGCCAAATAAGAGGGGGTTTTTCAAAATTCTTTTGCATGTATATAACCTAAAACAATCAAAAAAGTCAGGTGACAAAACAGCGTACACCTGTTCGCTGAATGTACGGGTTTTGCGTTCAAATTACAAGCGGAAAATGTGTAAAGACCTGTGTTACTATTCATTCAGTAACAGCGAAGGATGGCAACAAATATGGCTGGGGTTCGAGCAAAACAGAAAGAAAAGACGCGCCGCGCACTAATAAATGCGGCGATGAATCAGCTCAGTGCTGAGGCGGGCTTTTCCAGCTTAAGCTTGCGTGAAGTGGCGCGTGAGGCAGGCATTGCGCCAACCTCTTTTTACCGGCACTTCCGCGACATGGATGAGTTAGGACTTACTTTGGTTGATGAGTGTGGTTTAGCGCTGCGTCAATTATTGCGCCAGGCACGTCAACGCATAGAAACTGGCGGCTCTATTATCCGGGTATCGGTAGAAACCTTTATGCAGTTTGTAGCGGAAAACACCGCTATATTCAGGCTGCTACTGCAAGAACGCTCAGGTCGTTCGCGCAGCTTTCGGTTAGCGGTTGTGCGTGAAATTGAGCATTTTAAAGCCGAGCTGGAAGAGTATTTAGTGAATGAGCAGTCGTTTACCCGTGAGTTAGCCGAATTACAGTCGGACACCATTGCCAAAATTGTATTCAGTGCCGGTGCTGACTGTTTCGACGTAAACGAAGAAGAGCGCGAACGCATTACAGAAACAACGATAGCGCAAGTGCGTTTAGTCGCGCGTGGCGCCGAAGCAACAAAACGGTTTATGAAATAAAATAAATAGTAGAACAACAACGGAGACAACTATGCTTTTACGTGTAGCAGGGGGTATTGCGTTAGCGGCTTGGGCGGTCGATGCCGACGCCCGCGAAATGACGCTAATGGATACCGTAACAACAGAAGCAGTGCGCATGGCGGACTTGTCGCCAACGGGCGAATTCACGGCAGTTATCCGCTCCATTCCACGTGCGCCTTATGAAGACGATGACGGCTCAGACTACAGTGAGTTAGTACTTATTAACTCAGCGGGCGAGGAAACTTCTTACCTCAGTAAAACTGAAAAGTTCGGCCGAGTCAGTTTTGGTCCACAAGGTGAGTACTTGTACTTCACTGCGAAAGAAGACGGCGACGACTACCAGGAGCTGTACCGCATGCCAGTTAAAGGCGGTGGTGTGCAGTCGGTGTTTGAGTTCGATGGCAATATTGGCAGCTACGACTTAAGCGAAGACGGGACACAGTTAGTGTTCTTGTCATCTGGCCCGAAAGACAGCGACAAAGAGAAGCTGTCGAAAAAGGGCTTTAAAGCCGAAGTGTATGAAGAAGATTTAACCTACACCCAAGTTTATCACGTCGTTTTAGGTCAGGAAGACGCTGAAGCGAAAGCCGTAACGCCGGATGATCAGCAAGTT comes from Idiomarina sp. X4 and encodes:
- the greB gene encoding transcription elongation factor GreB; its protein translation is MKTNLITRPGYEMLQKELEHLWRVERRETVEKVSWAASLGDRSENADYKYNKQKLRKIDGRIRYLTKRLEQVKVVDYSPQQDGKVFFGAWVEIEDNDENVRAFQIVGPDEIYDRKDAVSIDSPMARALLKKEVDDEAEVRTPQGTKTWFINKISYQQPA
- a CDS encoding DUF2383 domain-containing protein, whose protein sequence is MPILRTDDQADSIEILKLIVETKDYYREIASVLEDGELANKLEAIADERASFIKPFENVVKELGELPAKPDPDKTLMQVIQGELTKLFSVDAKNAILDKCLQEDEALETAVKNTQLGQQSAEYQTLLDELTKNISDTKKTVHALKG
- a CDS encoding lipid kinase, which codes for MQHALLVVNPKSRDGHADELDDAIALFRSAGVEVDVCVTESPSDMVSCIENYDKENGVIIVAGGDGTISAALEPAHKYNQTLAILPMGTANDLARSLGVPQDVVQAARVIANGKRERINLAKVNSHYFVNVAHIGLGVEVTHKLTSDMKKYLGVFAYLGAFIRVIKRNKSFRVTITADGDEERLRAIHLAVGNGRFYGGGNIVDEDSTLLDGQLNLFCLKPQRWWQLLLLGFNLRNGNLRVAERVVCKKVKKMSVKTSKPKQIHADGEHKTDTPAEFEVIPKAIEVIVGDMPNSTKSKE
- a CDS encoding MBOAT family O-acyltransferase, giving the protein MQNAMSLSRYVRKRNGVSLGAKGSMRNMLHRSLGASSFPVFWHYWNPIWGYYLSRHVMRPMGSFAPGWLAVFITFLVSGFVHDVAVSLVKWKLVVFFTPWFGLMGLLVIASKALSVSYGSFPWGVRASINVLVISTTLTVVYAAEHLFYH
- a CDS encoding type II toxin-antitoxin system Phd/YefM family antitoxin; this translates as MRIVSFTEARNGLKAVLDSVINDADTTVITRRDSEDAVVMSLDYYNSLMETVHLLRSPANAEHLNKSIAQYKEGKAKQRELLDE
- a CDS encoding Txe/YoeB family addiction module toxin — translated: MSNRLLSWTDAAWKDYLFWQTQDKKTLKRINRLVADTKRSPFDGIGKPEPLKENLSGFWSRRIDDTNRLVYAADDSAITIISCRYHY
- a CDS encoding Tex family protein, producing MSQIPQLLANELKVDERQIAAVIQLLDEGSTVPFIARYRKEVTGGLDDTQLRQLHQRLNYLRELDDRRQVILKSIDEQGKLTEELAQSIKTADSKTELEDLYLPYKPKRRTKGQIAIEAGIEPLADLLWKDPTQNPEQAAADYVDANKGFADAKAVLDGARAILMERFAEQAELLKHLRSHLWQNAHLTSTVAPGKEKEGAKFRDYFEFSELFKTIPSHRTLALLRGRNEGFLQLSMDADPGSEDKATGSHCEVMIADFLNFEHQGRAADDWLRQVIQWTWRVKLSLHMETELMARVRERAEEAAIQVFASNLKDLLMAAPAGAKTTMGLDPGVRTGVKVAVVDETGKAGATNTVFPFQPQNQMDKAMRTLATLCKQYKVELISIGNGTHSRETDKMVGDMLKQHSEIKATKVIVNEAGASVYSASELAAQEFPDMDVSLRGAVSIARRLQDPLAELVKIEPKSIGVGQYQHDVSQSQLAQSLDAVVEDCVNAVGVDANMASAALLQRVSGLSKTLAKNIVDYRDANGAFANRKQLLDVPRMGPKAFEQAAGFLRISNGEQPLDASAVHPEAYSVVERMAKANDLPVQELIGNQSLVKSLNAADYTDERFGLPTVTDILSELEKPGRDPRPEFKTAEFKEGVEKVSDLKPGMQLEGVVTNVANFGAFVDVGVHQDGLVHISALADKFVSDPREVVKAGDIVKVKVLEVDIERNRIGLTMRLNDEVSAKPAAKSKPQGSSSNKGKPQRERGQQSKQPQNAAMGNALADAFAKAKQK
- a CDS encoding GFA family protein encodes the protein MTQKYYGSCLCGRVGYEVSGDFGAFYLCHCSRCQKGTGSAHAANLFAKAGRLVWLKGETNVTHYQHTGSLHIKSFCQSCGSALPTFAESINCVVVPAGSLDTPISVKPTAKIFVADCAAWSVDLSNVPSYEALPG
- a CDS encoding HAD family hydrolase, whose translation is MNLALFDFDGTITTRDTYTKFVFSSTKFVRLVIGALLLFPAITLYKARLLSAPKIRPLISRVAFTGVSEKQLDASAERFVSEYLPSVIRSDMLQKIAEHKENGDHVVIVSASISPYLKIWCKRHEVDLICSELEVRNGRFTGAYLNGDCSNERKIERVKERIDLSLYSEIFAYGDSEEDYPMLNLANTSFYRGERFEVASVE
- a CDS encoding GNAT family N-acetyltransferase; this encodes MIKIRKYNEADARDLWAIFYRTIRNVNSRDYTQAQVKAWAPDDVSPEAWQRKMNANSPFVAEINGETVGYADLQEDGLIDHFFCHHKHQGQGIGRHLMEHVLRVGELQGITRFYSEVSITARPFYEKLGFKVAKEQTVEIRGQKLRNFVMERFS